The Hyalangium gracile genome includes a window with the following:
- a CDS encoding serine hydrolase: MASRRSRQQETEVRGRREAPRPSTAPRRGRPTRARARAISPALLSTLNKDARELREEFQVPGLAYALVEGDETVALECMGCRRVEETGRCPELKPQPVGADTLFQIGSITKSFTATQLALLVEAGKLEWEAPVRRYLRDFALADAWATREFQVADIVAHRSGLPDRCLGLMAVLGFGRDDVFRALRHVEPVASFRGAYAYQNQFLILAGKLIEQKTEKPWAEALASQLFEPLGMSRSTADPRVVAGMSDVASGHAFIPDETGALKICPIPEDWRYTDALYVDAPAGAIHASVSDMARWMRFHLGKGTFEGTPVLGETGMAYLHTPRTSIRFIPPASAVLYAAGWAYLSAAPRPLLWHDGGTPGMRSFLGLIPDDGVGMVVLTNLGPEPQEDDTQPRMDMAGALFERFYALYLGLEAQAQARWPRLLPANDRPARLASWEQDRETGVLPAALSKLCGTFVNPAYGAFQVKQQGGKLVLRMGPRKIVAPLEHAGGLVFEAVLPGDLLFMLENPRLLVRLVLDKQGNTRELRFLQGAFGDVQQGRFIRRE; encoded by the coding sequence ATGGCCAGTCGAAGATCTCGCCAGCAGGAAACGGAAGTCCGGGGGCGGAGAGAGGCGCCGCGCCCGTCCACGGCTCCCCGGAGAGGCAGGCCCACCCGGGCGCGTGCTCGCGCCATCTCCCCGGCGCTGCTCAGCACCCTGAACAAGGACGCCAGGGAGCTTCGGGAGGAGTTCCAGGTGCCGGGTCTGGCCTATGCCCTCGTCGAGGGGGACGAGACGGTCGCCCTCGAGTGCATGGGCTGCCGGCGGGTGGAGGAGACGGGCCGCTGTCCCGAGCTGAAGCCCCAGCCGGTAGGCGCGGACACGCTCTTCCAGATTGGCTCCATCACCAAGAGCTTCACGGCCACCCAACTCGCCCTGCTGGTGGAAGCGGGCAAACTGGAGTGGGAGGCCCCCGTCCGCCGGTACCTGCGCGACTTCGCCCTGGCGGACGCGTGGGCCACCCGCGAGTTCCAGGTCGCGGACATCGTGGCCCACCGCAGCGGCCTGCCCGACCGCTGCCTCGGGCTGATGGCCGTGCTGGGCTTCGGCCGGGACGACGTCTTCCGGGCCCTGCGCCACGTGGAGCCCGTGGCGAGCTTCCGCGGCGCCTATGCCTACCAGAACCAGTTCCTCATCCTCGCGGGAAAGCTCATCGAGCAGAAGACGGAAAAGCCCTGGGCGGAAGCGCTCGCCAGTCAGCTCTTCGAGCCACTCGGGATGTCCCGGAGCACGGCCGACCCGCGGGTGGTGGCCGGAATGAGTGACGTGGCGAGCGGCCATGCCTTCATTCCAGACGAGACGGGCGCGCTGAAGATCTGCCCCATTCCCGAGGACTGGCGCTACACGGACGCGCTGTATGTCGACGCTCCCGCGGGAGCCATCCACGCCTCGGTGAGCGACATGGCCCGCTGGATGCGCTTCCACCTGGGGAAGGGCACATTCGAAGGGACGCCCGTGCTCGGAGAGACGGGCATGGCGTACCTTCACACCCCGAGGACATCCATCCGCTTCATCCCGCCGGCCAGCGCGGTGCTCTATGCCGCCGGGTGGGCCTACCTCTCCGCGGCGCCACGCCCCCTCCTATGGCACGACGGGGGGACTCCCGGGATGCGCTCGTTCCTGGGGCTCATTCCCGATGACGGGGTCGGCATGGTGGTGCTCACCAACCTCGGCCCGGAGCCCCAGGAGGATGACACACAGCCCCGGATGGACATGGCGGGCGCCCTCTTCGAGCGCTTCTACGCGCTCTACCTCGGGCTCGAGGCGCAGGCACAGGCGCGGTGGCCGAGGCTGCTGCCGGCCAATGACCGGCCCGCGCGCCTGGCAAGCTGGGAACAGGACCGGGAAACGGGCGTGCTGCCCGCCGCCCTGTCGAAGCTCTGCGGCACCTTCGTCAACCCGGCCTATGGCGCCTTCCAGGTGAAGCAGCAGGGCGGGAAGCTGGTGCTGCGCATGGGCCCCCGGAAGATTGTCGCCCCCCTGGAGCATGCCGGAGGGCTCGTCTTCGAGGCGGTCCTCCCCGGGGACTTGCTCTTCATGCTCGAGAATCCGCGGCTGCTCGTGCGCCTCGTCCTGGACAAGCAGGGGAACACCCGGGAGCTGCGGTTCCTGCAGGGGGCGTTCGGCGACGTGCAGCAGGGCCGGTTCATCCGCCGGGAGTGA
- a CDS encoding Kelch repeat-containing protein: MKRASLCPMLALAAVLLAGCTSSGDTGTARFAVAAPQSLSSDITRVVVTSGGADIASVSVELFPTDGVWGGIIGNIPAGTDRTFLAQAFDVWGTLLFEGSASGVTISSGQTTLVAITLQQLNPPPPFENEAPLIDSLVASTTTVAAGGTISLVASAHDPNPGDTLTYAWAATAGSFSSSSEPFTSWTAPASTGIQTLTLVVTDSRGLSSSVLLAINVQPGGEGEAELSISFNSAPEVLRIEASPTRVSVGRPTSVSVTASDLDGDSLSYSWSASCAGIWVNASSSTARFTPSLQPAAACNNCRLTVTVSDGRGSHNTGTVALCVSNTPPINHLEPVIVRTYRSSDTASPGQELTYQVEASDPQGSALTFSWVTNIGALERPNETATRSRIGWRAPSCVSAGLTPTITVTVTNAFNLTTTRSFTVAGLPTCSTSTGWTSTGTIITPRLDHTATLLPNGKVLIVGGLDISLGPRLAEAELYDPVTGTWSATGSMHAYRYLPTATVLLNGKVLVSGGEILPFQTASAELYDPETGTWSVTGSMHSFRAGDAATLLPDGRVLISGGSAAEVYDPETGTWSLTGAPVSPLGPSAALLPDGTVLAVQGSVAQVYDPASNSWSLTGAPLVPVSGPAVRLLDGRVLIVGGGVSELYDPATGTWSLTGPVVEPRSCHTATLLLDGRVLVAGGCTATDAYSAAAELYDPASNTWSATAPMFFPREEHTATRLANGKVLVVGGFDPYLTRISELYTP; the protein is encoded by the coding sequence ATGAAAAGAGCATCCCTTTGCCCGATGCTGGCGCTCGCGGCGGTCCTGCTGGCAGGGTGCACTTCGTCTGGGGACACCGGAACGGCTCGGTTCGCGGTCGCCGCCCCCCAATCCCTCTCATCCGATATCACCCGAGTCGTCGTCACCTCGGGCGGTGCGGACATTGCCTCCGTGTCGGTGGAGCTCTTTCCTACCGACGGCGTGTGGGGTGGCATCATCGGCAACATTCCGGCCGGCACCGACCGCACCTTCCTGGCGCAGGCCTTCGACGTCTGGGGCACGTTGCTCTTCGAGGGCTCCGCCTCCGGCGTCACCATCTCCAGCGGTCAGACGACCCTCGTCGCCATCACCCTCCAGCAGCTCAACCCACCGCCGCCCTTCGAGAACGAGGCGCCGCTCATCGACTCCCTGGTGGCCTCCACCACCACCGTGGCGGCGGGTGGCACCATTTCCCTGGTTGCCTCCGCGCACGACCCGAACCCGGGTGACACGCTCACCTACGCGTGGGCGGCGACGGCGGGCTCGTTCTCCTCGAGCTCCGAGCCCTTCACCTCGTGGACGGCGCCGGCCTCCACCGGCATTCAAACGCTCACCCTGGTCGTGACTGACTCCCGGGGCCTGTCCTCCAGCGTCCTGCTGGCTATCAACGTTCAGCCAGGGGGCGAGGGTGAGGCCGAGCTGTCCATCTCCTTCAACAGCGCACCCGAGGTGCTACGGATCGAAGCCTCGCCCACCCGGGTGTCCGTCGGGCGGCCGACGTCGGTGTCCGTCACGGCTTCGGACCTGGATGGGGACAGCCTCTCCTACTCCTGGAGCGCCTCGTGCGCGGGCATCTGGGTCAACGCTTCCTCCAGCACCGCCCGGTTCACCCCATCCCTCCAGCCTGCTGCGGCCTGCAACAACTGCCGGCTGACGGTCACGGTCTCGGATGGGCGCGGTAGCCACAACACGGGCACCGTCGCCCTGTGTGTCAGCAACACGCCTCCCATCAATCACCTCGAGCCCGTCATCGTCCGCACCTATCGCTCCTCGGACACAGCGAGCCCGGGCCAGGAGCTCACCTACCAGGTGGAGGCCAGCGACCCGCAGGGCTCCGCGCTCACCTTCTCCTGGGTGACCAACATCGGGGCGCTGGAGCGACCGAACGAGACCGCGACCCGCAGCCGCATCGGCTGGCGGGCCCCCTCCTGCGTCAGCGCAGGCCTGACTCCGACCATCACGGTGACTGTCACCAACGCCTTCAATCTCACGACCACCCGGAGCTTCACGGTGGCGGGGCTGCCGACGTGTTCCACCTCGACGGGCTGGACCTCGACAGGCACCATCATCACGCCGCGCCTGGACCACACGGCGACGTTGCTGCCCAACGGCAAGGTCCTCATCGTGGGAGGGCTGGATATCAGCCTGGGGCCCCGACTCGCGGAGGCGGAGTTGTATGACCCGGTCACGGGCACCTGGAGCGCGACGGGCTCCATGCACGCCTATCGCTACCTCCCCACGGCGACGGTGCTACTCAACGGCAAGGTGCTCGTCTCAGGGGGCGAGATATTGCCCTTCCAGACGGCCTCGGCGGAGCTGTACGACCCGGAGACGGGCACCTGGAGCGTGACGGGCTCCATGCACAGCTTCCGCGCGGGAGACGCGGCGACGCTGCTGCCCGATGGCAGGGTGCTCATCTCGGGGGGAAGCGCGGCGGAGGTGTATGACCCGGAGACGGGCACCTGGAGCCTGACCGGCGCACCGGTCAGCCCGCTCGGCCCCTCGGCGGCGCTGTTGCCCGATGGCACGGTGCTCGCCGTGCAGGGCTCCGTGGCGCAAGTCTACGACCCGGCCTCGAACAGCTGGAGCCTGACGGGCGCTCCGCTCGTACCCGTCAGTGGCCCGGCGGTGCGTCTGCTCGATGGCAGGGTGCTCATCGTGGGGGGCGGCGTGTCGGAGCTGTACGACCCGGCCACGGGTACCTGGAGTCTGACCGGTCCCGTCGTCGAGCCCCGCTCCTGTCATACGGCGACGCTGCTGCTCGACGGCAGGGTGCTCGTCGCGGGCGGGTGCACTGCCACCGATGCGTACTCGGCGGCGGCGGAGCTGTACGACCCGGCCTCGAATACCTGGAGCGCGACCGCCCCCATGTTCTTTCCTCGCGAGGAACATACGGCGACGCGGCTGGCCAACGGCAAGGTGCTCGTCGTGGGGGGATTCGACCCGTACCTCACCCGGATTTCGGAGCTGTACACCCCCTGA
- a CDS encoding TIR domain-containing protein, producing the protein MQLNEVKGKVDFGIITIREDEFEAVLARFPSVGRVSGRRHYNLRQVDFPGGDSYLIAVLRCIEQGNGEAQSAAHDLLEELAPRWLLVVGIAGGIPSDEFSLGDVIVSTRVHDFSVEAVIQERKPEYALAGGPVDMKAAVLVANIPALRAELQGWNTEQSIIARRPETNISEATLYGDESWRDRVRGSLARQAGRTHPTVLAGAIASSDRLMKDTEALTVWTKMARQVLAVEMESAGVYRATYGRHVPTVSIRGVSDIVGLKRDPSWTLYACHTAAAFALALVRTRPFEPRNRSTSGVPGRAENPESATSRPRVFIGASSKGLPAAEFIQLGLDTYAECTIWSQEGFGLPEGSMEGLARAGKDVDLAVLVLSADDLVHARGGPHNARDNVLLELGFFTGTLGRERTYLVHCTDERLELPANLAGAPVAHYRRRADGNLQAAMGPVCTQLKVAIENFKKTRRSSPASPSDEALSRMSTELESLRTEFSAQAGHMRRMMEMLTAEHTSNARTAESSYLRTLEGVWNNPAIGSMAYARFVRGKLRFVYCYGGNHSPSAEMYNWHVFNDALVVRFRWFNKPIAGYAYLERTSPNRLAGGWRSSGVGDEFSPTFEELGHAGRLVPIEWIRLENVSEVPAWAEAFFAQFA; encoded by the coding sequence GTGCAACTGAACGAGGTCAAAGGTAAGGTCGATTTCGGGATCATCACGATACGTGAGGATGAGTTCGAGGCGGTGCTTGCCCGCTTTCCCTCTGTTGGCCGGGTCTCAGGACGAAGGCATTACAACCTCCGCCAGGTCGACTTTCCTGGGGGAGACTCCTACCTGATTGCCGTCTTGCGTTGCATTGAGCAGGGCAACGGTGAGGCCCAGTCTGCAGCGCACGACCTCTTGGAAGAGCTGGCTCCCCGTTGGTTGCTCGTGGTGGGCATCGCAGGAGGTATCCCCTCTGACGAGTTCAGCCTCGGTGATGTCATTGTCTCGACCCGAGTCCATGACTTCAGCGTCGAGGCCGTGATCCAGGAACGCAAACCTGAGTATGCTTTGGCTGGCGGCCCCGTGGACATGAAGGCCGCCGTGCTCGTTGCGAACATTCCAGCGCTCAGAGCCGAACTTCAGGGATGGAATACGGAGCAGTCGATCATCGCTCGACGGCCTGAAACCAACATCTCGGAGGCAACTCTCTACGGCGACGAGAGTTGGCGTGACCGGGTACGCGGCTCGCTTGCGCGGCAGGCCGGACGCACCCACCCGACGGTCCTGGCCGGAGCCATTGCCTCAAGCGATCGCCTCATGAAAGACACAGAGGCCCTGACGGTCTGGACGAAGATGGCCCGTCAGGTGCTGGCGGTCGAGATGGAATCCGCAGGGGTCTATCGAGCCACATACGGACGCCACGTCCCTACTGTCTCCATTCGGGGAGTCAGCGACATCGTTGGGCTCAAGCGCGATCCTTCCTGGACGCTGTACGCCTGTCACACGGCTGCTGCGTTTGCCCTCGCGCTGGTGCGGACCCGGCCCTTTGAGCCTCGGAATCGTTCCACGTCAGGCGTTCCAGGCCGCGCGGAGAACCCGGAGAGCGCGACGAGCAGGCCGCGCGTCTTCATCGGCGCTTCGTCGAAGGGACTGCCAGCCGCTGAGTTCATTCAACTCGGGCTGGATACCTATGCCGAGTGCACGATCTGGTCTCAAGAAGGTTTTGGACTTCCTGAAGGGTCCATGGAGGGTCTGGCTCGCGCGGGCAAGGATGTGGATCTCGCAGTCCTGGTCCTGAGCGCGGATGATCTCGTCCACGCGCGGGGCGGCCCCCATAACGCACGGGACAACGTGCTCCTGGAGCTTGGGTTCTTCACAGGCACCCTGGGCCGTGAGCGTACGTACCTCGTTCACTGTACGGATGAGCGCCTCGAACTGCCCGCGAACCTGGCGGGAGCCCCAGTGGCCCATTATCGGCGCCGAGCGGATGGCAATCTGCAGGCGGCAATGGGGCCGGTCTGCACGCAACTCAAGGTGGCCATAGAGAACTTCAAGAAGACTCGGCGGTCCAGCCCGGCGTCTCCGAGCGACGAGGCCCTCTCAAGAATGTCTACTGAATTGGAGTCGCTGAGGACGGAGTTCTCGGCACAGGCGGGGCACATGCGCCGCATGATGGAGATGCTGACCGCGGAACATACCTCCAACGCACGAACAGCTGAATCCAGCTACCTGCGTACGCTCGAAGGAGTCTGGAACAACCCTGCCATTGGCTCCATGGCATATGCTCGATTTGTGCGCGGCAAATTGCGGTTTGTTTATTGTTATGGCGGTAATCACTCTCCGAGCGCAGAGATGTACAACTGGCATGTCTTCAACGACGCTCTCGTCGTCCGCTTCAGATGGTTCAATAAGCCCATTGCAGGCTATGCCTATCTCGAAAGGACAAGTCCCAACCGGCTCGCCGGGGGCTGGCGGAGCAGCGGTGTGGGCGATGAATTTTCACCAACGTTTGAGGAGCTGGGCCATGCTGGCAGGTTGGTCCCGATCGAGTGGATTCGCCTGGAAAATGTCTCTGAGGTTCCTGCATGGGCGGAAGCCTTCTTCGCACAATTTGCATAG
- a CDS encoding ABC transporter permease — protein sequence MFGRRSQRDFQDEIRAHLELETERLRAQGLSPQEAERVARRNFGNVGNVEDRFRDAQPFAWVQGLGRDLLHACRALLRTPGFLVTAVGTLALAIGAVAGMFNVVNTVLLQPLPFQDPDRLVSVSGTAPGSDLPERFDLGTEFYLHYKEHSKLIEGLCIVDTGTSTLRTDSRVERIEMAWPTNDLYPLLGLRPQLGRLPVPEDGDNAVLISDQLWSGWFGRDPSVIGKSYFVSDGMKQIIGVMPPEFHFPRDDTKLWVSSSIRVEQVRPGQFGSFVLARMKQGVTREQLALELTGLSKELPARFGAPPSYARLIEKHSAVVEPLLDRMVGRTARTSLWLLLGAVFVVLLIACANVANLFLVRAEGRGRDMAVRRALGASRAQLVRLQLAEALMVAAPAGVLAVFLSAVTLPLFLRAAPQGIPRLAAAAGLDLATVAATFGFVLLAVLISGAVPALRASSPDLTNMRDGGRGVTGRRYWIRNLLVVGQTALALVLLICAALLVQSFQRLRNVDPGYDTADIYTFQFAPEQQHLTDGPSWGRLHVGFMERLRALPGVTAVGIVNNIPLDEGTSAGRFLSDAMSEEGGGTLLDQNFTAGDYFRVMGIALLQGRAFTDDEAFTPNNNIIVSRSAATRLWPHASPLGQRLRRVSRDNTVVPFTVVGVVEDVKQDDWREAGEAVVYYPLTGPTPSSWRMSSPAYVLKSARAETLQREVRELVHQIAPEAPVYREYTMEFLARRSTMELSFTMLTLGVMSALALILGAVGLYGVLSYVVAARTREIGVRMALGATPGSVRRQVVSQGTRVVLLGVVLGIAVALTSTRFLGALLYEVQALDPIVFALMSVMMTAIGMLASYMPARRASSVDPIVSLSRD from the coding sequence ATGTTCGGCCGCCGCTCCCAGAGAGACTTCCAAGACGAGATCCGCGCTCACCTCGAGCTCGAGACGGAGCGGCTGCGCGCACAGGGGCTCTCCCCCCAGGAGGCCGAGAGGGTGGCGCGACGCAACTTCGGCAATGTCGGAAACGTGGAGGACCGGTTCCGCGACGCGCAGCCCTTCGCATGGGTCCAGGGCCTCGGTCGCGACCTGCTCCACGCGTGTCGGGCGCTGCTTCGCACCCCGGGGTTCCTCGTCACCGCCGTTGGCACCCTCGCGCTGGCGATCGGCGCGGTCGCCGGGATGTTCAACGTCGTCAACACGGTCCTGCTGCAACCGCTCCCCTTCCAGGACCCGGACCGGCTGGTCTCCGTCTCTGGCACCGCTCCGGGCTCGGATCTCCCTGAGCGCTTCGACCTCGGAACGGAGTTCTACCTTCATTACAAGGAGCACTCGAAGCTCATCGAGGGCCTCTGCATCGTCGACACGGGCACCTCGACGCTGCGCACCGACAGCCGCGTCGAGCGCATTGAGATGGCGTGGCCGACCAACGACCTCTACCCGCTGCTCGGCCTGCGCCCGCAGCTCGGGCGCCTGCCCGTCCCGGAGGATGGCGACAACGCCGTGCTCATCAGCGACCAGCTGTGGAGCGGTTGGTTCGGACGCGATCCCTCGGTCATCGGGAAGTCGTACTTCGTCTCGGATGGGATGAAGCAGATCATCGGTGTCATGCCGCCGGAGTTCCACTTCCCGCGCGATGACACGAAGCTCTGGGTCTCCTCCTCCATCCGAGTCGAACAGGTGCGCCCCGGCCAGTTCGGCTCCTTCGTGCTTGCCCGCATGAAGCAAGGCGTGACCCGGGAGCAGCTCGCCCTGGAGCTGACCGGGCTCTCCAAGGAGCTCCCCGCGCGCTTCGGCGCTCCTCCCAGCTACGCCCGTCTGATCGAAAAGCACAGCGCGGTGGTGGAGCCGTTGCTGGACCGCATGGTGGGCCGCACGGCGCGGACCTCGCTGTGGTTGCTGCTGGGTGCTGTCTTCGTCGTGCTCCTCATCGCCTGCGCCAACGTCGCCAACCTGTTCCTCGTGCGCGCCGAGGGCCGAGGCCGCGACATGGCGGTCCGCCGCGCCCTCGGCGCCTCGCGGGCGCAGCTCGTCCGGCTCCAGCTCGCGGAAGCGTTGATGGTGGCGGCACCCGCGGGCGTCCTCGCCGTGTTTCTCAGCGCGGTGACACTGCCCCTCTTCCTTCGCGCGGCGCCCCAGGGGATTCCGAGGCTCGCCGCCGCCGCGGGCCTGGATCTCGCGACGGTCGCCGCCACGTTCGGGTTCGTCCTGCTCGCCGTGCTCATCTCTGGCGCCGTCCCCGCGCTGCGCGCATCGTCTCCCGACCTCACGAACATGCGTGACGGGGGCCGCGGAGTCACGGGCCGCCGTTACTGGATTCGCAACCTGCTGGTGGTTGGACAGACCGCGCTCGCGCTGGTGCTGCTCATCTGCGCCGCGCTGCTGGTCCAAAGCTTCCAGCGGCTGCGCAACGTGGACCCCGGCTACGACACCGCCGACATCTACACCTTCCAGTTCGCGCCCGAGCAGCAGCACCTCACCGACGGCCCCTCTTGGGGGCGGCTGCACGTCGGCTTCATGGAGCGGCTGCGCGCGCTCCCCGGTGTGACGGCGGTCGGTATCGTCAACAACATTCCGCTCGACGAAGGAACGAGCGCGGGGCGCTTCCTCTCTGACGCCATGTCCGAGGAGGGAGGCGGCACGCTGCTCGACCAGAATTTCACCGCGGGGGATTACTTTCGCGTGATGGGGATCGCGCTGCTGCAAGGGCGCGCGTTCACGGATGACGAAGCGTTCACCCCGAACAACAACATCATCGTCAGCCGTTCTGCGGCCACCCGGCTCTGGCCCCACGCGAGTCCCCTGGGCCAGCGCCTCCGTCGCGTCAGCCGGGATAACACCGTCGTCCCCTTTACCGTGGTCGGTGTGGTGGAGGACGTGAAGCAGGATGACTGGCGCGAGGCCGGGGAGGCGGTCGTCTACTACCCGCTCACCGGTCCGACGCCGAGTTCTTGGAGGATGAGTTCGCCAGCGTACGTCCTCAAGTCGGCGCGCGCCGAGACGCTGCAGCGCGAGGTGCGCGAGCTGGTACACCAGATTGCCCCTGAGGCGCCGGTGTACCGCGAGTACACGATGGAGTTCCTGGCGCGACGGTCCACGATGGAATTGTCGTTCACGATGTTGACGCTCGGCGTGATGTCCGCGCTCGCGTTGATTCTCGGCGCGGTAGGACTCTACGGGGTGCTGTCGTACGTCGTTGCCGCGCGGACGCGCGAGATCGGCGTGCGCATGGCCCTCGGCGCGACACCGGGGAGCGTGCGCAGACAGGTGGTGTCACAGGGGACGCGGGTGGTGCTCCTCGGCGTGGTCCTCGGCATCGCCGTGGCCCTGACATCCACGCGCTTCCTCGGCGCGCTGCTCTATGAGGTCCAGGCGCTGGACCCGATCGTGTTCGCCCTGATGTCGGTCATGATGACCGCCATCGGGATGCTCGCGAGCTACATGCCCGCGCGACGGGCGAGCAGCGTCGATCCGATCGTGTCGTTGAGCCGCGACTGA
- a CDS encoding PadR family transcriptional regulator: MSTQNDSPSRGSLLQGTLDLLILRILALGAHHGHGIAMAIQARSGDTLLVDHGSLYPALQRLESRGWISGTWGISDNGRRARFYSLTAAGRRQFAIERGRWDRLVESIARVMEPNPTPEKA; this comes from the coding sequence ATGTCGACCCAAAACGATTCACCGTCCAGAGGCTCCCTGCTCCAGGGAACGCTCGACCTCCTCATCCTCCGCATCCTGGCCCTGGGCGCCCACCACGGGCACGGCATCGCGATGGCGATCCAGGCCCGGTCCGGGGATACGCTCCTCGTCGACCACGGGTCGCTCTACCCCGCCCTGCAGCGCCTGGAGAGCCGTGGGTGGATCAGCGGCACCTGGGGAATCTCGGACAACGGCCGCCGCGCGCGCTTCTACTCCCTCACGGCCGCGGGCCGGCGGCAGTTCGCCATTGAGCGCGGGCGATGGGACCGCCTCGTGGAGTCCATCGCCCGTGTCATGGAACCAAACCCTACGCCGGAGAAAGCCTGA
- a CDS encoding Kelch repeat-containing protein, with translation MKRAGIHLMLALTAALLAGCSASSGDTGTARFTVSVPQSLSSDITRVVVTSGGADIASVSVELFPTDGVWGGIIGNIPAGTDRTFLAQAFDVWGTLLFEGSASGVTISSGQTTLVAITLQQLNPPPPFENEAPLIDSLVASTTTVAAGGTISLVASAHDPNPGDTLTYAWAATAGSFSSSSEPFTSWTAPASTGIQTLTLVVTDSRGLSSSALLVVNVQPEGAGEAELSISFNSAPEVAALDASPTQLILGQPTSVSVTASDPDGDSLSYSWSASCAGFWVNASSSTAQFTPVLEPVEACNNCRLTVTVSDGRGSHNMGTVALCVTSTPPINHLEPIIVRTYRSSDTASPGHEFSYEVVASDPEGSALTFSWDANGGTLGTPAQVGTHSRVTWTAPACIRSGTTPFISVTVTNAFGLTATRGFTASGLPDCSLQGHWDPTGPMRGGPRWGHTATLLPDGRVLITGGSAQKWSFFLDSTELYDPATNTWSGGARMHVRRLHHSATLLRDGRVLVAGGEGFEFYSARAELYDPATNTWTMTGSMAEGRSRHLATLLPDGKVLVAGGENMSGGLTSAEVYDPATGTWSQAGPMAEPHFGTAPLLPTGKVLATGGTSAELYDPATRSWSPTRPPLAPLGGPPVVLLSGKVLVAGGRTAQLYDAATDTWSLTGAPLEPIGGPAVLLLDGRVLVVGAELYEPNSGTWSMASPPAIFRAGYTVTALLDGRALVAGTPPNTEENSESAEVYTP, from the coding sequence ATGAAAAGAGCGGGTATTCACCTGATGCTGGCGCTCACGGCGGCGCTGCTCGCGGGCTGCAGCGCCTCATCGGGGGACACGGGGACGGCGCGCTTCACGGTCTCCGTCCCCCAATCCCTCTCATCCGACATCACCCGTGTCGTCGTCACCTCGGGCGGTGCGGACATTGCCTCCGTGTCGGTGGAGCTCTTTCCTACCGACGGCGTGTGGGGTGGCATCATCGGCAACATTCCGGCCGGCACCGACCGCACCTTCCTGGCGCAGGCCTTCGACGTCTGGGGCACGTTGCTCTTCGAGGGCTCCGCCTCCGGCGTCACCATCTCCAGCGGTCAGACGACCCTCGTCGCCATCACCCTCCAGCAGCTCAACCCACCGCCGCCCTTCGAGAACGAGGCGCCGCTCATCGACTCCCTGGTGGCCTCCACCACCACCGTGGCGGCGGGTGGCACCATTTCCCTGGTTGCCTCCGCGCACGACCCGAACCCGGGTGACACGCTCACCTACGCGTGGGCGGCGACGGCGGGCTCGTTCTCCTCGAGCTCCGAGCCCTTCACCTCGTGGACGGCGCCGGCCTCCACCGGCATTCAAACGCTCACCCTGGTCGTGACTGACTCCCGGGGCCTATCCTCCAGCGCCCTCTTGGTCGTCAACGTCCAGCCAGAAGGAGCGGGTGAGGCCGAGCTGTCCATCTCCTTCAACAGCGCACCCGAGGTGGCCGCGCTCGATGCCTCACCCACGCAGCTCATCCTCGGACAACCGACGTCGGTGTCCGTCACGGCGTCGGACCCGGATGGGGACAGTCTCTCCTACTCGTGGAGCGCCTCGTGCGCGGGATTCTGGGTCAACGCCTCCTCCAGCACCGCTCAGTTCACGCCCGTGCTCGAGCCCGTGGAGGCCTGCAACAACTGCCGCCTGACGGTCACGGTCTCGGATGGGCGCGGTAGCCACAACATGGGCACCGTCGCCCTGTGCGTCACCAGCACGCCTCCCATCAATCACCTCGAACCCATCATCGTCCGCACCTATCGCTCCTCGGACACAGCGAGCCCGGGCCATGAGTTCTCGTATGAGGTGGTGGCCAGCGACCCGGAGGGCTCCGCGCTCACCTTCTCCTGGGACGCCAATGGCGGCACGTTGGGCACTCCGGCTCAGGTCGGCACCCACAGCCGCGTCACCTGGACGGCCCCCGCCTGTATCCGCTCGGGCACGACCCCGTTCATCAGCGTCACCGTGACGAACGCCTTCGGCCTCACGGCCACCCGGGGCTTCACGGCGTCGGGGCTGCCGGACTGTTCCCTCCAGGGACACTGGGATCCGACCGGTCCCATGAGGGGAGGACCTCGGTGGGGCCACACCGCGACGCTGCTGCCCGATGGCAGGGTGCTGATCACGGGCGGAAGCGCCCAGAAATGGAGCTTCTTCCTCGACTCGACGGAGCTCTACGACCCGGCCACGAACACCTGGAGCGGTGGCGCCCGCATGCACGTGCGCCGCCTCCACCACTCGGCGACACTGCTGCGTGACGGCAGGGTCCTCGTGGCGGGAGGAGAGGGCTTCGAGTTCTATTCCGCGCGGGCGGAGTTGTACGACCCGGCGACCAACACCTGGACCATGACGGGCTCCATGGCCGAGGGGCGCTCCAGGCACCTGGCGACGTTGCTGCCCGACGGCAAGGTGCTCGTCGCGGGTGGAGAGAACATGAGCGGCGGCCTCACGTCGGCGGAGGTGTACGACCCGGCCACGGGCACCTGGAGCCAGGCTGGCCCCATGGCCGAACCCCACTTCGGTACGGCGCCGCTGTTGCCCACGGGCAAGGTGCTCGCCACGGGAGGGACCTCGGCGGAGTTGTATGACCCGGCCACGAGAAGCTGGAGCCCGACCCGTCCTCCGCTCGCGCCCCTCGGTGGCCCGCCGGTGGTGCTGCTCAGTGGCAAGGTGCTCGTCGCGGGTGGCAGGACGGCGCAGTTGTATGACGCGGCCACGGACACCTGGAGCCTGACGGGCGCCCCGCTCGAACCCATTGGCGGCCCGGCGGTGCTGCTGCTCGACGGCAGGGTGCTCGTCGTGGGCGCGGAGCTGTACGAACCGAACTCGGGCACATGGAGCATGGCCAGCCCACCGGCCATCTTTCGTGCTGGCTATACGGTGACGGCGCTGCTCGATGGCAGGGCTCTCGTCGCCGGGACACCTCCCAACACCGAAGAGAACTCGGAGTCGGCGGAGGTCTACACGCCATGA